AGATTGACACAGGCTAGTGATGTTGCTGTTCCTTACTGGTCTActtggctgaggaaaagtaaatgtgAACAGTTATTCTTGAAATTCTGCATCGGAATTCAGTAAGGAGCCCATTGCATCAGAGTTTCATGTTCTGTTAAAATGAATtaccataatctaaatgtgatttattttattctgagcaccgtgggtggtTACGCACACCCAATGCACATGGGACCGGTACATTTCTTAAATGTCTGGTAAATCAAAATACTGCCAGTCAAAAGTCCTGCTCCACATTTTTCTGAGACCCTGATACCGGTGTGTGAGTGCAAAACAGGTAAATGCtatagacagggtaggatagagaGCATACCTGTGTACAGAGCTCAAGGAAGTACAGTCCGATTTTGCAGCACCTTAGACAGTCTCACATGTTAAAAGTCTCACAGTCAATGTTTCTGTTAAGGTATGAATTATgtattctattctctctctccccctctctgtttagTGGAATCAGAGTTACCAGGACTATTACGGCAGCGAGAATCAGGTTTACCAAGACCAGGACTACTATGGTAACAGGAACTACGCTTACGATAGTTACCGTTACCAGGGTTACTGTTAAACATCTAAAGAGATCAGCAAATTCTGCAGGTGGTTTTATAAAGATTTACTATACAGGTTATATCTTACATTATCTTACAGCATTTGTATGCAAAGTTGGGAAATATTGTGCCTAAGTGTCAAACATCAAGCAACGTTTGTATggagtttgtaagtcgctctggataagagcgtctgctaaatgacttaaatgtaaatgtaatggagtTATCTTTTTCTGAAATACTGCTGGAACTTTATATTCAGGGAATGTTTCCTCAGACATTTTCATAGCGGGGGGCTTAACTTTCTACAACAGTATTGTCTctaaagcaacaacaacattaaATCGCTGCTTTTTCGTTGAAGAAAATGTATATTGTATTAATTTCATCATCTGGAAATTTTATCCGGTGCAGTAGCTGGAGTTTGATCAATTGCTTTTGTCTTCTCGGTCAGGCAGCACTAGTTGATAGAGCAGCACAGCACCCTTGGCTGAAGGACACAACTCTGACCACAGGGGGGTGCTCTGGTCTAGCCGTAGCACCTCCTTCAAATCACAAGACAAACGTTAAGAGATTCATTACACAAGGTGTTAATGTGTAATAAACTATTTGTATGACATTGTTCAATATCTATGTTTCAATTATGAACTTTCCATATTCTTTTCTCTGTTCTTAGACATTACATTTTCTTTATGCACAGATAACAGTAACTGTTGTGGCGCTCCTTACTGTTTGGCTCACGAACACGATATCTGTAGACTCCTGGGCCTCAATGCCCCCCTGCCAGTAAAGCTCTCGAACTTCTGTGGAAGTCAGTGAACAACTGGggacagacaacacaacatagGAATTGTATAATACTGAATGTCTTATCATTTTGTGGTCAGTTATCAAACATGGGCCTGATAATGAAGGGCTATTTTCTATGATGTCATTTCCTTTGAGTACCTGATGTAGAACTCTGCACTGGGTCTGCCTGCACTGGTGTGATTCAGAGCGATGCCCATCAGTACCGGCTCACCCAGAGAACACAGAGGAACATTTACCTGCAGACAGACAGTGGGGTCGTAATGAGAGGAATGAAGACAAACTTAatgaaagagatggagaaagaaaatgatagatggagagagaaagaaaggggataAACAAACAGACTGTCCTTGACCACTCAGTCTCATGGCCAGCAGCTATGTTTCTTTGTCTCACCTCGTCTCTGATCTCAGCGCACACCGAAGAGAACAGCTCTCTGACCacagcctcctccctccactgcagcATCTCCACCCTGATCCTGTCCTCCTCATCGAGGCCTTTAAACACAGCctgggggaaagggggaggaggcaGCAAAGGTAATTAGATACCATAAGTAAGGTGCCATAAGTATGGCAAACAATGGAAATAGAATGCAGTTCAACAGTCCTTTTGAATAAGTGTCAACTTAATTCAACCAACCTCACAAGTATGGAGGATACAATACCACATTTCATACAGTATTGGTTTAACTTTCAACCTCTTTCTCCCGTCTCACCTTTGGTTCTGGGTGCCCCCCAGGGATGTCCAGCAGCCCCCTTGCCTCCGCCACTTGCTGGCTCCTCCTGATCAGCACCACCTGTCTGTCAGCCGTACACAAGACCCCACCCACCCCCAGCGGCTGGGCCAATAGCGCCAGAGGATCCCCATACTCCACCTCCGCACGCTGGCGTAGCTTCCTTGCTCTCTGAGACCAGTTGGTGCCCAGGAAGTCCCTATAGCAGGTCAGGCCCAACCTCAGGGTCAGGATGGGAGTGGCCCCCTCACACTTCCCACCGACATCGCTCTGTGGGAAGGGTTGAGCTTCTATTGCACTGCTTCGGACAGCAGGATGTTGGTCTCTGCACCCTGGGGTGGAGGTTTGCGTGTCTCTGAGGTTCCCTTCCCTCTGCTTATAGCTAATCAAATCCTTGTCATTATGCTGTCGTTCGCCTATGACTCTGTCTATTTGATCTCTTTGGTGTCTGAGCACCTCTGCTCTTTCAGAGTCCGCGTTCCCCTTTGTCTCGTGTTGGCCCTCTTCCTCCTGAATGCTACATTGCCTTCCATATCTGTCTCCTTCTCCATTCATGCAGGGAAGCTGGGGTGTAGGTGGACAGGAGGGCTGGGGTGAGGCCAGACTGAAAGAGTGCAGCCTGAATTTGGCCCCATTGAAAAGCCATGGCTCCATGGTCACCCTCTCTGTCCACACCTCCTCTATGTGACTCTCCAGTGCTGGCTCTGTCTGACGGTTAAACCttgatgaatagagagagagatggagtgagaggacAATAGATTCATTGTGTTTGATAACTGGTTTTATAATTAGACTACTTCTAACAACCAACTATCGATTGAAAGTAATGAATTCTGAATTTACCTGGCAGAAAGCTCCACCTGCACTTGTGGTTCCAGGAGTCCTCCCCAGGCGGTGCAGTGCAACAGCACAGAGACCTC
Above is a genomic segment from Oncorhynchus gorbuscha isolate QuinsamMale2020 ecotype Even-year linkage group LG23, OgorEven_v1.0, whole genome shotgun sequence containing:
- the nudt22 gene encoding uridine diphosphate glucose pyrophosphatase NUDT22 isoform X2 — its product is MDPEVSVLLHCTAWGGLLEPQVQVELSARFNRQTEPALESHIEEVWTERVTMEPWLFNGAKFRLHSFSLASPQPSCPPTPQLPCMNGEGDRYGRQCSIQEEEGQHETKGNADSERAEVLRHQRDQIDRVIGERQHNDKDLISYKQREGNLRDTQTSTPGCRDQHPAVRSSAIEAQPFPQSDVGGKCEGATPILTLRLGLTCYRDFLGTNWSQRARKLRQRAEVEYGDPLALLAQPLGVGGVLCTADRQVVLIRRSQQVAEARGLLDIPGGHPEPKAVFKGLDEEDRIRVEMLQWREEAVVRELFSSVCAEIRDEVNVPLCSLGEPVLMGIALNHTSAGRPSAEFYISCSLTSTEVRELYWQGGIEAQESTDIVFVSQTEVLRLDQSTPLWSELCPSAKGAVLLYQLVLPDREDKSN
- the nudt22 gene encoding uridine diphosphate glucose pyrophosphatase NUDT22 isoform X1 — translated: MLYFLRIITNILGIVLVCNHYTDSVAFTPNANYSLYWTNPGLIRMDPEVSVLLHCTAWGGLLEPQVQVELSARFNRQTEPALESHIEEVWTERVTMEPWLFNGAKFRLHSFSLASPQPSCPPTPQLPCMNGEGDRYGRQCSIQEEEGQHETKGNADSERAEVLRHQRDQIDRVIGERQHNDKDLISYKQREGNLRDTQTSTPGCRDQHPAVRSSAIEAQPFPQSDVGGKCEGATPILTLRLGLTCYRDFLGTNWSQRARKLRQRAEVEYGDPLALLAQPLGVGGVLCTADRQVVLIRRSQQVAEARGLLDIPGGHPEPKAVFKGLDEEDRIRVEMLQWREEAVVRELFSSVCAEIRDEVNVPLCSLGEPVLMGIALNHTSAGRPSAEFYISCSLTSTEVRELYWQGGIEAQESTDIVFVSQTEVLRLDQSTPLWSELCPSAKGAVLLYQLVLPDREDKSN